CTTTTCTTCAAAGATGGTGAGATGGTTGAGCAAATGGTTGGTGCTGCTTCTAAACAAGCGTTCGCTGATAAACTTAACTCTCTTTTATAATAGATGCAAGAAAAAAGGGAAAGAAAAAAGGGTACATCTCTTTTTTCTCTCTCAACACTGCTGGCTTCTTTTTTCGGTGCTGCTATGATAGCCGGTGCCTTTGCTTATTTTAACTACAAATTTTCAGAATATAAATTTATAAACTTCAAAGATTGGGTCTTTTACGAAAAGCAGGATCTCTTTATTCCTAAAGAGGATAAGTATCTTGTAATTTTTTACTCTTCAAAACAAAAAAATACTACAGAAAAGCTCTCAAACTTAAAAACTGAGCTCCCTGTAATAGCCATAGATTATTACAACGATATTGCTCCAAACACCAAAAATACAACATTTTTACATTCAGGAACTGCAACAAGTTTAAAGTTTATTCAGCGCTTTAATATTTACGAAATACCATCTATTTTTTTTATAAAGAAACAAAAAGATTTTCTTTATAAACAAGATAGTATGATACACAAACTCGATAATTTAGATGAGATTTCAAACAAAATAAAAACATTATAGAAGGATTTTAAATGATACTTGATTGTGCTATTGTTGGTGGTGGACCGGCAGGTCTTACAGCAGGACTTTATACAACTCGCGGCGGATTAGAAAACGTAACTATGTATGAAAAAGGGATGCCTGGCGGGCAAATTACCCAAAGTTCTGAAATTGAAAACTATCCTGGTGTTACAGGTGAAATTACTGGTATGGATCTTATGATGCCGTGGCCTGAACAATGTCAAAAATTTGGTCTAAAACATGACATGGTAGAGGTTACTCGTATTACTAAAGAGGGTGATGTTTTTACAATCCACAAAGGTGATGGCTCTAGCGATCAAGCACACTCTGTTATCGTAGGAACTGGTTCTTCTCCAAGACGTGCAGGTTTTAAAGGTGAAGATGAGTTTTTCGGTAAAGGTGTAAGTACATGTGCAACTTGTGATGGTTTTTTCTATAAAGGAAAAGAGGTAGCTGTTATCGGTGGTGGTGATACTGCTTTAGAAGAAGCACTTTATCTGGCAAAAATATGTGCAAAAGTATATCTTATCCATAGACGTGATACTTTCCGTGCGGCACCCAACACTGTTAAACGTGTAGAAAATACTGAGAACATCGAACTTGTAGTAAACTCTACACCTGATGAAGTTTACGGTGATGCTATGGGTGTAACAGGAGTGCGTGTTATCAATACTAACGGAGAGACAAGAGAGATTGAAGTACCGGGTGTATTTACGTTTGTAGGTAACGATGTAAATAACCAAGTACTTATCCAAGAGGATGGAAGTTTCCTTTGTGACGTAAATGAGCAGGGACAAGTAATGGTTAACTTAAGCATGAAGACTTCTGTTCCTGGACTTTTTGCAACAGGTGACATGCGTGTTGAAGCTCCAAAACAAGTTGTAAGTGCAGCAGGTGACGGTGCAGTTGCAGCACTAAGTGCAATTAGTTATGTTGATGAACTTTTAAACTAAGAGATGCTACTATTTCAAAAAGTTTTTTCATAAGATAAAGGATAATAGATGATAAAAGTTGGCGTATTTGGGGCAAGCGGTCGTGTAGGAAAACTCTTAATCGAGGATTTAAAATCGACTCAGGGGATGAGTGTAAGCAGCGTATATGTACGTAACTCTTTAGACTTTACTATAGACCCTTCTGTTCTAGTTACATCTGATATGCACACGTTTTTAAACGGTTGTGACATAGTAATAGACTTTTCACTCCCGGAAGCTTGTGAGAGTTTACTAGAAGAAGCTGTAAAAACACCAAGACCTCTTGTTATTGGTACAACTGGTTTAAATACACACCAACTAAATCTTTTAAAACAGGCGAGCGAAGTTATGCCTGTTTTATACGCTACAAACATGAGTCTGGGTGTAGCACTCTTAAATAAACTTGTATATCAAGCTTCAAAAACTTTAGAGGGGTTTGATATCGAGATCGTAGAGATGCACCACAGACATAAAAAAGATGCACCAAGTGGTACTGCACTAACACTTAGCGAATCAGCAGCTGCAGGTCGTAACCTTGATATAGATAAAGTACGTGTAAGCGGACGTGACGGTAATATCGGTGAAAGATCAAGTGATGAAATCGCTGTTATGGCACTTCGCGGCGGTGATATCGTAGGTCGTCATACTGTAGGTTTTTATAATGACGGTGAGTTTATAGAACTTAACCACACTGCAACAAGTAGAAACACTTTCTCTAAAGGTGCTATTCGTGCAGGAAAATGGCTTGCAGATAAAGAAGCGGGACTTTATTCTATTTCTGATTGTTTAGAGTTAAACTAAAAATCTAACTCTAAATATTTTTAGCACTTTGTGCTAACTTCGCCCAAGCAGAGTTCTTATCTGCGGCGATAGCCTCATCATACGCTTTTTGAGCTTCACTATCTTTCCATAACTTACTATAGACACTTCCCAGTAAATATTTTTGACGTGCTCTATCGCTTGTTGAGAGTTTTACATCATCTAAAGATTTAATTACCTCTAAGGCATTTTCATAGTTATCTTTATTCATGTATGCCTGGTATAGAGAAAACTCTATATAAGGCGTTTGTGCATGTGATGATGTACGTTTTTGCAAATCATATATTTTTTTACCGTATTTAATAACCATATTGTCATCTTTTTTTGCAACACCTACGGCAACCATATTTGCATATCTGTCTATATCCTTATAACTATCTTTAAAAACTTCTTCAACTTTTACGATCGCATCAATCATCTGATCTTGTTTTTCTAAACGATTATATGTGTCAAAAAGGATTCTATACACTTCTAAATATTTTTTATCATTATCAAGCTCTATAAGTGCCGTTAAATCTTTTGCAGCTTGGAGAACATCGAGATAATTTCCTGTGGCAAAATCTACTTTAATATATCTAAAAAGCCATTTCTCTTTCTCTTTGGCATCTTTAGTATCAATATTTTTAACAGTCATCTTTTTTGCTAACTGATAATCGCCACCTATCATAGCACACTCATACACACTGTCATCCCATTTGCTTGAGAGTGTAACGTTATGTTCACTAGATATTATAAGAACCTCTTCACAGTTTTTCTTCTCTAACGACTCCTGCATCGCCCCGATAGCTGCTGTTTCTATAACAGAAGGTACTTCAGTATATGTTGTTTGGTCTAATGCTAAGAGTTTTGATTTCAAGTTTAGAACCTGAGCATATTTGCCTAAAGTGTTTAATAGTTTTGCTTTTTCATACAATGCTTTTGAACCAATCGAATCGTTTTGGTATTCTTCAATCAGTTTATTAAACTCAGCTAGTTTTACACTGCTGTTCATATCGTCTACATCAAAGAAAAGTTGATCTTTTGCTAATTCAACTTCACGCAGATAATCACCATCTGGGAACTTCTTCATATAACTGTTAAGAGCATCTAATGCTGCTCTTTTTTCAGTTGTGTGTGCTAGATATAGCCCTTTATGAGCCAGCACCTCTTCATACTCATCATAAGTAGGATTAATTGCATCAAATAAAGCAGA
Above is a window of Sulfurimonas marina DNA encoding:
- the trxB gene encoding thioredoxin-disulfide reductase gives rise to the protein MLDCAIVGGGPAGLTAGLYTTRGGLENVTMYEKGMPGGQITQSSEIENYPGVTGEITGMDLMMPWPEQCQKFGLKHDMVEVTRITKEGDVFTIHKGDGSSDQAHSVIVGTGSSPRRAGFKGEDEFFGKGVSTCATCDGFFYKGKEVAVIGGGDTALEEALYLAKICAKVYLIHRRDTFRAAPNTVKRVENTENIELVVNSTPDEVYGDAMGVTGVRVINTNGETREIEVPGVFTFVGNDVNNQVLIQEDGSFLCDVNEQGQVMVNLSMKTSVPGLFATGDMRVEAPKQVVSAAGDGAVAALSAISYVDELLN
- the dapB gene encoding 4-hydroxy-tetrahydrodipicolinate reductase; the protein is MIKVGVFGASGRVGKLLIEDLKSTQGMSVSSVYVRNSLDFTIDPSVLVTSDMHTFLNGCDIVIDFSLPEACESLLEEAVKTPRPLVIGTTGLNTHQLNLLKQASEVMPVLYATNMSLGVALLNKLVYQASKTLEGFDIEIVEMHHRHKKDAPSGTALTLSESAAAGRNLDIDKVRVSGRDGNIGERSSDEIAVMALRGGDIVGRHTVGFYNDGEFIELNHTATSRNTFSKGAIRAGKWLADKEAGLYSISDCLELN
- a CDS encoding tetratricopeptide repeat protein, with the translated sequence MFKWILLTLIPIFSFALEISIDSAKDNFIKYSTLHLNDQSKFTCKALQNEFEETKEIVCAFSKRSSKDVKHLEDEFFKVNTFIQNGTFFLSIKPKHKMKLYANIFDLTEESTLFTAEVSLSNSWIVIGYKEKFPLVKKDQRSDLAINFPFYMEQDKLPYVGSLDIKGNPVSIKRVEDVSEYIKVKEYFEQKDYERCLDITNDILKKYPNTLFKAELLYYKIKIYAKLKDYDNVIANAKIFLREYSADENVAEVLSLIAHGYSKIGLSSDSDYFFDRLFSEHAGNKYAQYGFIYKGEALEESGGASQAEKFYKRALYETKDVDVAVDAAYHLSNLVFQESPKESSKYLDKILKVKPEFFKEDLKASLELVKELFEAGEYQSAADIDSALFDAINPTYDEYEEVLAHKGLYLAHTTEKRAALDALNSYMKKFPDGDYLREVELAKDQLFFDVDDMNSSVKLAEFNKLIEEYQNDSIGSKALYEKAKLLNTLGKYAQVLNLKSKLLALDQTTYTEVPSVIETAAIGAMQESLEKKNCEEVLIISSEHNVTLSSKWDDSVYECAMIGGDYQLAKKMTVKNIDTKDAKEKEKWLFRYIKVDFATGNYLDVLQAAKDLTALIELDNDKKYLEVYRILFDTYNRLEKQDQMIDAIVKVEEVFKDSYKDIDRYANMVAVGVAKKDDNMVIKYGKKIYDLQKRTSSHAQTPYIEFSLYQAYMNKDNYENALEVIKSLDDVKLSTSDRARQKYLLGSVYSKLWKDSEAQKAYDEAIAADKNSAWAKLAQSAKNI